One segment of Setaria viridis chromosome 4, Setaria_viridis_v4.0, whole genome shotgun sequence DNA contains the following:
- the LOC117853729 gene encoding F-box protein At2g26160 encodes MAGRRRGRGHPRRQARPPLPPPPGEPLPLEPTNLREDAAGERTSKKPCHTSSSSSAAMCDPDVWADLLDSLLHHIIAVFSSFHDLLAFIGTCHSWRAALSSLPPAFSFNFPPLHLRPDMGDPHLHGSSVKHSLLSNCKWQLVDPAKRTSSLHRLAPRYLRGRMRYLGCSYGYFILSNLEQCLLVDVYSGATVRPPRLKFSGNHEIYYGILVAPINSPNSHLLLFSRSSMFQWQVGTSSWLEHTLDCERILQIVFFKGDMFAMDFLDRLHRIRLAPQLTVQEVPAVWEEDTVAGLIKINKPWLVVCGDMLLLVELSACRNAFFGYSATFKVFRLNFSVEPAKWVKVDNLGNNALFVSFDRRNPTFSCMNPERWGGKSNCIYCAGASADSDEAWSVVELHQELPCTCTAVGCSYRSKPIPAPSVHSYELHSLWVLPSLVYGDGQ; translated from the exons ATGGCcgggcgacgccgcggccgcgggcatCCTCGACGGCAAGCACGGCCaccgcttccgccgccgccaggcgaACCCTTACCGCTGGAACCCACCAACCTCAG GGAAGATGCTGCTGGGGAGAGGACCTCTAAGAAACCCTGCCACACCTCAAGCTCTTCCTCTGCTGCCATGTGTGACCCTGATGTTTGGGCAGATCTTCTGGATAGCCTGCTTCACCACATAATTGCCGTGTTTAGCTCATTCCATGACCTCCTTGCTTTTATTGGCACCTGCCATTCTTGGCGTGCTGCGCTCTCTTCCCTTCCACCTGCATTTAGCTTCAACTTCCCACCTCTCCACCTCCGACCAGATATGGGTGATCCTCATCTCCACGGTAGCTCCGTCAAGCACAGCCTTCTATCCAATTGCAAGTGGCAGCTTGTTGATCCTGCAAAGCGAACCTCCTCCCTTCACCGTTTAGCGCCTCGATACCTTAGGGGCCGTATGCGCTACCTGGGCTGCTCATATGGTTATTTTATACTCTCGAATTTGGAGCAATGTCTCCTTGTTGATGTCTACAGTGGTGCTACCGTGAGGCCTCCCAGACTCAAATTCAGTGGCAACCATGAAATCTACTATGGAATCCTCGTAGCTCCCATCAACTCACCCAATTCGCATCTCCTCCTTTTCTCTAGATCATCCATGTTCCAGTGGCAAGTTGGAACAAGCTCCTGGCTGGAGCACACTCTTGATTGCGAGCGCATCCTTCAGATTGTGTTCTTCAAAGGTGACATGTTTGCTATGGATTTCCTTGACAGGCTCCATAGGATACGCTTGGCACCTCAGCTCACCGTGCAGGAAGTGCCAGCTGTCTGGGAAGAGGACACAGTTGCTGGTCTAATAAAAATTAATAAACCATGGTTGGTGGTATGTGGTGACATGCTTCTCTTGGTTGAGCTCTCAGCCTGCAGGAATGCCTTCTTTGGCTACTCCGCCACCTTCAAAGTTTTTCGCCTTAACTTTTCAGTTGAACCAGCTAAGTGGGTAAAAGTGGACAATCTGGGAAATAATGCCCTCTTTGTTAGCTTTGATAGGAGGAATCCAACATTTTCTTGTATGAACCCCGAAAGATGGGGAGGGAAGAGCAACTGTATTTACTGTGCCGGCGCGTCTGCAGACTCTGATGAAGCTTGGAGTGTGGTCGAGCTTCATCAGGAGCTACCTTGCACATGCACAGCAGTGGGCTGTTCATACAGATCAAAACCTATCCCGGCACCTAGTGTCCATAGCTATGAATTACATAGCCTTTGGGTGCTCCCGAGTTTGGTTTATGGCGATGGGCAGTGA
- the LOC117852692 gene encoding ruBisCO large subunit-binding protein subunit beta, chloroplastic — protein MASTFGATSTVGLMAAPTGKNVRLQRRANFRVKAAKELYFNKDGSAIKKLQTGVNKLADLVGVTLGPKGRNVVLESKYGSPKIVNDGVTVAREVELEDPVENIGAKLVRQAAAKTNDLAGDGTTTSVVLAQGLIAEGVKVVAAGANPVQITRGIEKTAKALVDELRKLSKEVEDSELADVAAVSAGNNYEIGNMIAEAMSKVGRKGVVTLEEGRSSENFLYVVEGMQFERGYISPYFVTDSEKMTAEYENCKLLLVDKKITNARDLINVLEEAIRGAYPILIIAEDIEQEALATLVVNKLRGSLKIAAIKAPGFGERKTQYLDDIAILTGATVIRDEVGLSLDKADKSVLGTAAKVVLTKESTTIVGDGTTQEEVTKRVAQIKNLIEVAEQEYEKEKLNERIAKLAGGVAVIQVGAQTETELKEKKLRVEDALNATKAAVEEGIVVGGGCTLLRLAAKVDAIKDTLENDEQKVGAEIVRRALSYPLKLIAKNAGVNGSVVTEKVLSNENFKYGYNAATGQYEDLMAAGIIDPTKVVRCCLEHAASVAKTFLTSDVVVVEIKEPEAAPLTNPMDNSGYGY, from the exons ATGGCTTCCACATTCGGTGCCACTTCTACGGTTGGCCTTATGGCTGCTCCAACCGGTAAGAATGTGCGCCTTCAGAGGAGGGCTAACTTCAGAGTAAAAGCAGCTAAGGAGCTGTACTTCAACAAGGATGGCTCCGCTATCAAGAAGCTCCAG ACTGGAGTTAATAAGCTTGCAGACCTAGTTGGAGTTACACTGGGACCAAAGGGAAGGAATGTGGTTTTGGAGAGCAAGTATGGGTCTCCTAAGATTGTTAACGATGGTGTTACAGTTGCAAGAGAG GTTGAGCTGGAGGATCCAGTTGAAAACATTGGAGCTAAATTAGTCAGGCAAGCTGCAGCTAAGACCAATGATCTAGCTGGAGATGGGACAACTACTTCCGTGGTCCTTGCTCAGGGGCTGATTGCTGAGGGTGTTAAG GTTGTGGCAGCTGGTGCTAATCCTGTTCAGATTACCCGTGGTATCGAGAAAACAGCAAAAGCACTAGTTGATGAACTACGGAAGCTGTCAAAGGAGGTTGAAGATAGTGAGCTTGCAGATGTTGCCGCAGTCAGTGCCGGCAACAACTATGAAATTGGTAACATGATAGCAGAGGCTATGAGCAAGGTTGGTCGCAAGGGTGTGGTTACCCTTGAAGAGGGGAGGAGTTCTGAGAACTTTCTGTATGTTGTGGAGGGAATGCAATTTGAGCGTGGTTACATCTCTCCTTACTTTGTAACTGACAGTGAGAAAATGACCGCTGAGTATGAGAACTGCAAG CTGCTTTTGGTGGACAAAAAGATCACCAACGCAAGGGACCTTATCAATGTTTTGGAGGAAGCCATCAGAGGTGCATACCCAATCCTGATAATTGCTGAGGATATCGAGCAGGAGGCTCTTGCTACCCTTGTTGTTAACAAGCTTAGAGGATCATTGAAGATTGCTGCTATCAAAGCACCTGGTTTTGGAGAGCGCAAGACCCAGTACTTGGATGATATTGCCATCCTTACCGGAG CAACTGTAATCAGAGATGAAGTTGGGCTCTCACTTGACAAGGCGGACAAATCAGTCCTTGGAACAGCTGCAAAGGTCGTGCTTACCAAAGAGTCTACAACAATTGTTGGTGACGGCACCACCCAGGAAGAAGTTACTAAGAGGGTTGCACAAATAAAAAATCTCATTGAG GTAGCAGAACAGGAATATGAAAAGGAAAAGCTCAATGAGAGGATAGCAAAGCTTGCTGGTGGTGTTGCTGTCATTCAG GTGGGAGCACAAACAGAAACTGAACTAAAGGAGAAGAAGTTGAGAGTTGAGGATGCCCTAAATGCAACTAAG GCTGCCGTTGAGGAAGGTATTGTTGTTGGTGGAGGGTGCACTCTCTTGCGGCTTGCTGCTAAAGTTGATGCCATCAAGGACACACTGGAGAATGATGAGCAGAAG GTTGGAGCTGAAATAGTGAGGAGGGCCCTGAGCTACCCACTCAAATTGATTGCTAAAAACGCCGGTGTTAATGGCAGCGTTGTCACTGAGAAG GTTCTTTCTAATGAGAACTTCAAGTATGGTTACAATGCTGCTACCGGACAGTACGAGGACTTGATGGCTGCTGGTATCATTGACCCCACTAAG GTGGTGAGATGCTGCTTGGAGCACGCTGCGTCGGTGGCCAAGACCTTCCTCACATCGGACGTCGTGGTCGTCGAGATCAAGGAGCCTGAGGCAGCTCCCCTCACTAACCCGATGGACAACTCTG GCTACGGATACTGA
- the LOC117852693 gene encoding uncharacterized protein: MSEQQPLPQPRSSMREALEKEDKEKAAAAAAKDKAAVPKNGGGGGGGNGGGKNGGGNGGNNGGGPPQSGEETAREIQVVREAYRRETAAPAYVIPEEPPAMVESVGWYLYGFCSYFITHLLLPVLFPAIITQVAFPSSDFTPDPKYTVKGAICSVHEMSMYQRLTRHSIAIDGSRLSPLGWSGLSWAIGILIVAPILTQTAHHLDRGQYQSLILIAATSFGSFFCLLTGFFKTVWVFLFYILFIAGSIIVAEAVHTRNLGLMIRGLAAHDSGKHLVLRRRAAASQLSLYCTAIGGIGAALMAAFMYHMLRRTDQLTGLWVVSIFSGLIWFIGICHGLFTNRPSSSSPATAFEPNFFTKLGYSMTLLRYPQAIGSLVAVFLSSFATMCIFTSGTLYAIGGVCIKPVLVLVLWILYFLFPLISLPLLHPIQIIIRADAVRMQLLGFIICLFVSGAGFYFKSHRWRAAHIIVIALVQSTANGILYSFGRILLLDASPPGKEGAFAVWYAFVRCTGAMIGYAAASAGPGRAGGSFAAAFLGSFLGIIVLIFGNVSNIGALKAAGHLKGMDDEKRMGGLGMEKGEGMGSAVADSGEGRGRV; the protein is encoded by the exons ATGTCGGAGCAGCAACCGTTGCCGCAGCCTCGGAGCAGCAtgcgggaggcgctggagaagGAGGACAAGGAgaaggccgccgcggcggcggccaaggacaAGGCGGCCGTCCCcaagaacggcggcggcggcggcggcggcaacggcggggGCAAGAACGGGGGCGGCAACGGCGGGAACAACGGCGGAGGGCCTCCCCAGTCCGGGGAGGAGACGGCCCGGGAGATTCAGGTCGTGAGGGAGGCGTACCGGCgcgagacggcggcgccggcgtacGTCATCCCCGAGGAGCCGCCGGCCATGGTGGAGTCGGTGGGCTGGTACCTCTACGGCTTCTGCTCCTACTTCATCACCCACCTGCTGCTGCCGGTGCTCTTCCCGGCCATCATCACCCAGGTCGCCTTCCCCTCCTCCGACTTCACGCCGGACCCCAAGTACACCGTCAAGGGCGCCATCTGCTCCGTCCATGAGATGTCCAT GTACCAAAGGCTTACTAGGCACTCCATCGCCATTGATGGATCGCGTTTGTCACCATTGGGCTGGAGTGGTCTGTCATGGGCAATTGGCATCCTCATCGTGGCGCCGATCCTCACTCAGACTGCTCACCACCTTGACCGTGGCCAGTATCAGTCGCTCATCCTCATTGCTGCCACGTCCTTTGGGTCATTCTTCTGCCTGCTCACTGGTTTCTTCAAGACAGTCTGGGTGTTCCTCTTCTACATCCTCTTCATTGCAGGATCGATCATTGTTGCTGAGGCAGTGCACACCCGCAACCTTGGACTGATGATCCGTGGCCTTGCTGCTCATGACTCAGGCAAGCACCTTGTTctacgccgccgcgctgctgccAGCCAGCTCAGCCTGTACTGCACTGCCATTGGAGGCATTGGGGCAGCCCTCATGGCCGCATTCATGTACCACATGCTGCGGCGCACTGATCAGCTCACTGGCCTTTGGGTTGTCTCCATCTTCAGTGGCCTTATCTGGTTCATCGGCATCTGCCACGGTCTCTTCACAAACAGGCCCAGCAGCTCATCACCTGCCACGGCATTTGAGCCCAACTTCTTCACCAAGCTTGGCTACAGCATGACCCTTCTGCGCTACCCACAGGCCATTGGCAGCTTGGTTGCAGTGTTCCTGTCATCTTTCGCCACAATGTGCATCTTTACCAGTGGCACACTCTATGCTATTGGTGGTGTTTGCATCAAGCCGGTGCTTGTGCTCGTGCTGTGGATCCTTTACTTCCTGTTCCCCTTGATCTCGCTTCCACTTCTCCACCCAATCCAGATCATCATCCGTGCCGATGCTGTGCGCATGCAGCTGCTTGGGTTCATAATCTGCCTATTTGTGTCTGGTGCCGGGTTCTACTTCAAGAGCCACAGGTGGAGAGCTGCCCACATCATTGTTATCGCCCTTGTCCAGAGCACCGCCAACGGTATATTGTACTCATTTGGCCGCATTCTGCTCCTTGATGCCTCACCGCCGGGGAAGGAGGGTGCATTTGCTGTCTGGTATGCATTTGTCCGCTGCACTGGTGCTATGATTGGCTATGCTGCTGCATCGGCTGGCCCTGGGCGTGCCGGAGGATCATTTGCTGCAGCATTCCTTGGGAGCTTCCTGGGCATCATAGTACTGATCTTCGGCAATGTCAGCAACATCGGGGCGCTGAAGGCTGCTGGGCACCTCAAGGGAATGGACGATGAGAAGAGGATGGGTGGTCTTGGCATGGAGAAAGGCGAGGGCATGGGCAGTGCTGTTGCGGATTCCGGCGAAGGCAGGGGGAGGGTATGA
- the LOC117853728 gene encoding uncharacterized protein, protein MAGRRRRRRGGHLRQERSPLAPPPGDPSPMEPTTRREVAIPDRPSKKTCHASSSTSSSMSGPDVWAGLLDSLLLQIIALLSSFHDLLALIGTCHSWRAALSSLPPAFSFNFPPLHLQPDDPHPHRNYVKHSLLSNIKWQLVDPAKQTSSLRSSAPQNLRVRMRYLGCSYGYLIFYNFEQCLLVDVYSGATVKPPKLKSTGNHDIYYGFLVAPINSSNLHLLFFSKSSMFQWQVGSNSWSEHPLDVERILQIVFFKGEMFAMDLFGRLHRIRLAPQFSMQEIAVMWGEDMDAGLSCQQWLVACGDMLLLVDFSVSFEPFSDLPGTFKVFCLDFSVEPAKWVKMDNLGDNALFVSTDRRSPTFSCMSPERWGGKRNSIYVTNPSVDCNEPWIAVELGQVVPSTTYSPEPILARGPGVRYHQPQSLWVLPSLVYGVGR, encoded by the exons AtggccgggcggcgccgccgccgccgcggcggacatCTCCGGCAAGAACGGTCCCCGCTAGCGCCTCCTCCAGGAGATCCCTCGCCGATGGAACCCACGACTCGCAG GGAAGTTGCCATTCCAGATAGGCCCTCCAAGAAAACTTGCCATGCATCAAGCTCTACTTCCTCTTCCATGTCTGGCCCTGATGTCTGGGCAGGTCTCCTGGACAGCCTGCTTCTCCAAATAATTGCCCTCCTCAGCTCATTCCATGACCTCCTTGCTTTGATCGGTACCTGCCACTCATGGCGCGCTGCACTCTCTTCCCTCCCACCTGCATTTAGCTTCAACTTTccacccctccacctccaaccaGATGATCCTCATCCCCATCGCAATTATGTCAAGCACAGCCTTTTATCCAATATCAAGTGGCAGCTCGTTGATCCTGCAAAGCAAACCTCCTCCCTTCGCAGTTCAGCGCCCCAAAACCTTCGGGTCCGCATGCGGTATTTGGGCTGCTCATATGGTTATCTTATCTTCTACAATTTTGAGCAATGCCTCCTTGTTGATGTGTACAGTGGTGCTACCGTGAAGCCTCCCAAACTCAAATCTACCGGCAACCATGATATCTACTATGGATTCCTTGTAGCTCCCATCAACTCATCCAATTTGCACCTCCTCTTTTTCTCGAAATCATCAATGTTCCAGTGGCAGGTTGGATCAAACTCTTGGTCAGAGCACCCTCTTGATGTTGAACGCATCCTTCAGATCGTGTTCTTCAAAGGTGAGATGTTTGCCATGGACTTGTTTGGGAGGCTCCACAGAATACGTTTGGCACCTCAGTTCAGCATGCAGGAAATAGCAGTTATGTGGGGAGAGGACATGGATGCAGGCCTGAGTTGTCAGCAATGGTTGGTGGCCTGTGGTGACATGCTTCTCTTGGTTGACTTCTCAGTAAGCTTTGAACCCTTTTCTGACTTGCCTGGCACCTTTAAAGTCTTTTGCCTTGACTTTTCAGTTGAACCAGCTAAGTGGGTAAAGATGGATAATTTAGGAGACAATGCTCTCTTTGTTAGCACTGATAGGAGGAGTCCAACATTTTCATGCATGAGCCCTGAAAGatggggaggaaaaagaaacagtATTTACGTCACCAACCCATCTGTAGATTGTAATGAACCTTGGATTGCGGTCGAGCTTGGTCAGGTGGTGCCAAGCACAACTTACAGTCCAGAACCCATCCTGGCACGCGGACCTGGTGTCCGTTACCACCAACCGCAAAGCCTCTGGGTGCTCCCCAGTTTGGTTTATGGCGTTGGGCGATGA
- the LOC117854251 gene encoding pentatricopeptide repeat-containing protein At5g48910 produces the protein MPMAQQPLHLPHSSKHATPTYHRRHGNPRADAVSPVSVSLRQGAPTDARGLRALIKALSASPAAAAANEAAAVHAHAAKLGLDCERTVRNGLIALYLARGDRAAAGALFHGFPDGRDVVSWTAMVTGHARLGFTDEAVALFLDMVGGDDCGVAVDAVAAAAGFAACAEAKDIALAREAHRRVAAAEVALDVVAWNALVDMYAKCGDVAAARRWFRAMPAGKTVVSWNTMISALARAGEHREALALFREMQRAGVRPDDATLVAILGACAHLGALDTGRWVHSYMGRQLGRCEAADGIVGNALLDMYAKCGAVDQAMAVFDAMERRDVYTYASMIMGLATHGRAEEALALFAAMRRAGVRPNGVALLGVLSACCHAGRVDDGVRYLSDMARCYGVTPGIEHYGCAVDMLGRAGRLDEAEALVAAMPVPPDALVRGSLLAACRARGDVERAERVMRRMNDGGDSGDYVLMSNIYASRGRHGRSVRVRKQMRKSNVNKDPGCSVIEIDGVVHEFRAVPANSIS, from the coding sequence ATGCCCATGGCGCAGCAGCCACTCCATCTCCCGCACAGCAGCAAACACGCGACTCCAACTTACCATCGCCGGCATGGAAATCCCAGGGCCGATGCTGTGTCGCCAGTGTCGGTATCGCTCCGGCAAGGCGCCCCGACCGACGCCCGCGGCCTCCGGGCGCTCATCAAGGCGCTGTCCGCgtcccccgccgctgccgcggccaacgaggcggcggcggtgcacgcCCACGCCGCCAAGCTGGGGCTGGACTGCGAGCGCACGGTCCGGAACGGCCTCATCGCGCTCTACCTCGCCCgcggcgaccgcgccgccgcgggggcccTGTTCCACGGGTTCCCCGACGGCCGGGACGTGGTTTCCTGGACGGCCATGGTTACCGGCCACGCTCGCCTGGGGTTCACCGACGAGGCCGTGGCGCTGTTCCTCGACATGGTGGGCGGCGATGACTGCGGCGTGGCCGTCGACgctgtggccgccgccgcggggttCGCGGCCTGCGCGGAGGCGAAGGACATCGCACTCGCCAGGGAGGCGCACCGCCGCGTCGCGGCCGCGGAGGTCGCGCTCGACGTCGTCGCGTGGAACGCGCTGGTGGACATGTACGCCAAGTGCGgcgacgtggcggcggcgcgccggtggTTCAGGGCGATGCCGGCGGGCAAGACCGTCGTGTCGTGGAACACGATGATCTcggcgctcgcccgcgccggcgagcaCCGCGAGGCGCTGGCTCTGTTCCGGGAGATGCAGCGCGCGGGGGTGCGCCCGGACGACGCGACGCTCGTCGCCATCCTCGGTGCGTGCGCTCATCTCGGCGCGCTCGACACCGGCCGGTGGGTGCACTCGTACATGGGCAGGCAGCTGGGCCGCTGCGAGGCCGCCGACGGCATCGTCGGCAACGCCCTGCTCGACATGTACGCCAAGTGCGGCGCGGTGGACCAGGCCATGGCGGTTTTCGACGCCATGGAGCGGCGCGACGTGTACACGTACGCGTCCATGATCATGGGGCTCGCGACGCACGGCCGCGccgaggaggccctggcgctgTTCGCGGCCATGCGGCGAGCCGGCGTGCGCCCGAACGGCGTGGCGCTCCTCGGCGTCCTCTCCGCGTGCTGCCACGCCGGCCGCGTCGACGACGGCGTCCGGTACCTGAGCGACATGGCGCGGTGCTACGGCGTGACGCCCGGCATCGAGCACTACGGCTGCGCCGTCGACATGCTCGGCCGCGCTGGGAggctggacgaggcggaggcgctCGTCGCGGCGATGCCCGTGCCGCCCGACGCGCTCGTCCGGGGCTCCCTCCTCGCGGCGTGCCGGGCGCGCGGCGACGTCGAGCGAGCCGAGCGGGTGATGCGGCGCATGAACGACGGCGGCGACTCCGGGGACTACGTTCTCATGTCGAACATCTACGCGTCCAGGGGACGACACGGCAGGTCAGTGCGAGTGAGGAAGCAGATGAGGAAGAGCAATGTGAACAAGGACCCCGGTTGCAGCGTCATCGAGATCGACGGCGTCGTGCACGAGTTCCGTGCTGTTCCGGCCAACTCCATCTCGTGA